AGGTAGTTCACCGCGAAAATCAGCTGGTTCGGTCGCGCGCGGGCGAGCATCAACAGGTTGAAGAGCACCAGGTCCCATCGGGAGTTCTTGTAGCTCACCGCTCGCGAATCGCCTGCCTGGACCACTTCCGACATCGAATCTCCCAACTGTAGTGCGTCACGATGGAATCGTTACGCTAGCAGACGCCCGGAACGGACTGCAGCCCCGGTCCGAGCGGGCAGGTCCCGGAGGTCGGTGCTCAGCGCGGCAGGGCGTCGTAGGCCTGCTGGATCCAGGCCGGAGGATCGGGAGAGGGCGAGCGCGGCTTCCCGGCGGTCACTTCCCAGTGGTGGAGCCAGGAGATCCCCCAGGCGCCGACGTAGTCGTCGGGCAGCGTGTAGGCCGGATCGCGCAGCGTTTCGTCGAGAGTCGCGTAGCGGTAGCCGCGCTTCTCCATCCGGTCCGCCAGCGCACCGAAATGATCGGCGTTCAGCGCGTTGGCGTGAATCAGCAACACCTGCGCGATCTCGCGCCCGACGACGCGGTGCGAAAGCTCTTCGACGAAACCGAAGACCTGATCCATGTAGTCGAGATAGGCGGCGGCCACCCGGCCGGCGAACGCCTGGTCACCCCGCCGCAGGGCGTCGGCGTAGACGAAGGCGAAGACGTATTCGTCGTTGTCGATCGTCACCGGCGCGATCGTGTAGCCCTTCTCGGCGAGGAACTTCTCGAACGCCCGGCGCTTCGGGAGCTCGAGCCCCACCTGCAGGAAGGGATGGCGGAAATAGCGCAGCGTCCTGCCCTTCTCCGCCAGCAGACTCCGGGTGACCGGCTCGCCGCGCAGCACGTCGGCCTCGAACTCCTCGAGCGGCAGGCGGTTGAGACTGCGGTGCGAATACGTGTGATTGCCGAGCTCGAGTCCGGCGTCGATCCACTGCCGAAGAACGGCGGTCCGCGCCGCGACCCCAGCCGCGCTTTCGCCGGAGGCGAAGAGCTTGCCCTCGTTGACGAAGCCGACCGCCGGCACCCGATGCTCCGCGAGCGCCGCGAGGAGCTTGGCGGTCATCGCCGCGAGCGCCGCCGGCTCGTTCGACACCACCCCGGCCGGCGGCGCCGGCAGGTCGTCGATCGTCACTGCCAGGGTACGCCGGGGCGGTTCCCCTGGCGCCTCGCCACCAGCGGGTACAGGCGTTGCCACCAGCGCCGCGCACGTCAGCCAGACGCTCCACTTCATGGCTTCGTCGATCCGACAGGATCGAGCTTCATCGTCGCAGCCTCCGATTCCGTCAGCAAGGCGCGCGCCGCGGTTCTCGCAACCATGGGGTCGAGCGTCCCGTCCGCGACCGCGGACAGCGCGGCCTCCGCCTCCGGACTCGCCTCCGCGAACGGATAGCGGGCGCGGTAGCGCTTCGCGAGCAGCAGCGACTGGCGCTCATCGGGAGAAAGCTGATGCGGCGAGCGCTCCCGCGACACGCCGAGAATCGCCCCGTCGAGGCGCTGCTCCATCCGCCGCAGCGCCTTGTCCGCCTGGTCGGTGCGCAGATAGATCAACTCGTCGATCCCGAAGTGGATCGAAGCTGCAACCTCCATTCGCATCACCGGTTCGGTGATCGCCCAGAGCCGATGCGCGCCGAAGTAGCCTCCGGCGTAGAACCCGGCGACGAAAACCAAGAAACCTCCCAGGAGACTCCCCCACCGCTGTCGCATCGCCTGCCCTCCCCTGGCGTGCTTGCCTGGGGGTGAGTCTCGCACAGCTCGCCAGTCGGTTGCGGGCGACGAGCGCGGCGCAGACCTGCAGGAGCGCCAACCGTGGTTAGCGGTTCATGGCACCGCCGGCTTGGCGTCGAGCTCGAGCTTGTCCTTGCGGATGAACGTCTCCACCGCGTCGAAGCCCTCGGCCACGTTCGGATCGGCCATGAGCGCGCGCATCGCCTCCTGCCCGAGAACCTGGAAGGCGTTCTCGACCGTCCCCTGGCCGTCGCGCTCGAGCGCCGCGGCGAATTGCGGCCGGCACGACTCGGTCAGCAGGCGCTCGAAGAGCCTCCCCACCGTGCGCGCCATCGCCGTGCGCTGCTCCGGCGACACCACGGAGATCGAGCTCACCACCGGGTGCAGGGCGGCCGTGGCGAAGAGCCAGCGCACCAGATCGTTTTCGTCCCGCGCCGTGGTCGCATCCTCCATGCACCTGGCGAGCGCGTCGAACTCGACGCCAGCGGTCACTGGCGACATCGGCAGCAAGAAGAGCGTCAGGGAGACGGCAACTGCATTCAGGGCTGGCTTGGTCAATCTCTGCCTCCGGTGGGCCGGTCGTTGCCGCGAATTCTAGATCGGCCGCCCCGCGACTGCCGCCCCCTCGCCCCGCTTCTCCGGCAGCTCAACCCGCCTCCGCCGGCCGGAATCGCTCCCCGATCGCCAGCCGGTGGACGCGGCGGGCGAGGTCGGGCGATCCCTGTCTGAGGAGCCGCTCGATCACCCGGTCAGCCTCGTCGATCGGCTCGTCGGTCAGGTCGAAAGTGCCCCAGTGCATCGGCAGCATGTGCGCCGCGCCGAGATCCTGGAAAGCGGCGAGTGCCTCCTCCGGATTCATGTGCACCGGCTTCATGAACCAGCGCGGTTCGTAGGCGCCGGTCGGCAGCAGGGCGAGATCGAGGTTTGGGAAGACCCTCCCGTACTCGGCGAAGCCCCGGAAGTACCCGCTGTCGCCGGCGAAGAAGGTTCGCATACGGGGACTCTCGATGAGCCACGAGCCCCAGAGAGTCGTTTCGTCGGGTTGCGAGAGGCGGCGCGACCAGTGCTGCGCCGGCAGGAGAGTGAGGCGAAAGCCGCGGCACTCGGTCGACTGCCACCAGTCGAGCTCTTCGACGTCGGAGTAGCCGAACTGCCTGACGAACCGGCCGAGCCCAAGCGGCACCCGCCAAGCGATCCCCTTCGGCAGGCGGGAGAGACTCCAGCGGTCGAGGTGGTCATAGTGATTGTGCGACAACACCGCCACCGCGCCCTCCGGAATCGCGGTGAGCGGAACGCCGGGGGGCTCCCGGCGGCGCGGCAAGAGCGCCCGCGGGCCGAAGTGCGGATCGGTCAGCAGGACGTTCCCGCCGTCCTGAAGCGCAAAGGTCGCGTGCCCGACCCAGGTCGCCCCGGGAGTGCCGGCGCGCCGGCGAAGGTCCGCCCCGTCGTTCGCGACCCGGGGCACGCGCGGCGGGCGTCTCTTGTCGTAGCGGTTCCGCGACAGCAGCTTCCAGCGCACGAGGTCGCGAAAGGTCGCTTTGCCGACTCCCCAGGGATTGAAGAAGCGCCCGCTCGCGAAGTGCGGCGCATGCAGCGTGTCGACCGGATCCGTCACCGGCGAAGTGTGACATGCGCAGTGCTCAGGGCGGGAGAGAGGCGAGGTAGGCGGCGAGCGCGATCATCTCGTCGAGGGTGAGCTTCTCGACCACCGGCCGCATGAGGACGCTCGACGGTCCGGCCCGGGCGCCGTGCCGGAAGTCCCAGAGCTGGCGGACGACGTAGCTCGGCGAGCGTCCGGCGATGCCGGGCACCGGGCCGAGCCCCCGGAGCCCCGGACCGTGGCAGGTGGCGCACGGCACCGTCTGCTGGTCGCCTGCGCTGACGCCGCCATGTTCCGCGAGGACCTGGCCCTGCCGGATACTGCCGATCGGCACATAGGCGAGAAAGCCGGCCCGCGAGTCGCGACTTTCGAACCGTTCGAGGTCTTCCGGCACTTCGAGGATCCGGGCACCGATCGGCTCGCGCGCGCCGGCCGGCGCTGCGGCCAGGAACCATCCGGCGACGTAGGTCTTCGGCACGGCCGCGGTCTCGACGACCCGGATCGACCGTCGTGGCGCAAGGGCCGAGAAGTAAGCGGCGGCAGCGGCGACCTCCGTGTCGGTCGCGGCCCTGGCGACGGCGATCATCGCCGACGTGGGGAGGCGGTTCGGCACCGAGGTCCCGCGCGCACCGCTCTTGAAATCGGCCATCTGCTGGACGATGTAGGCCGCCGGCAGACCCGCGAGACGCGCGTTCTCGGGACCACCGGTGCCCTCCGCCCGATGGCAGAAGCCGCAGGCATAGACCTCCGGCCTCCGGCCGTAGGCGACGACATCGGGCATGGGGGCGTGGTCGGCAGGGTGCCAGTCTGGAGCGCGAAAGAGATCGCGCAGCTGGGTGAGCGTGAAGGACGCCGCGCTGCCAGGGACCCGGCGGAGAGATCCGTCGTCCGGCGTCGGCAGGAAGTCCGGTGGCTTCTCCGGGTAGGCCCACGACGGCGGGCCTTCGTCGCCCCACACCGGCGACGCCGGCGCCGGCAGGAAGGTCCACAGCGCGAGGGCGCACCTCACGAAGCGACGGATGAGCGACGGCAAGGACATCGGGTGGCGCGAACTCTCGCACAAACCGTCCATCGCCGGGGAGTCGCGACTACGGCCTGGAGCCCGGCATCCACCACGAACGGCGTAGGCTTGCGGCATGAAGCGTGCGCGGACGATGTCGGATCTTCGCGGATTCTCCCGGCTCGCGGTCGAGGCGACCGTCGCGATGACCGATCTGGTCGAGGAGGTTCACCGCAGCGTGACGAGCGTGCCGGAGGTGGGCAAGCCGGATCCGGCGCGCCGGAAGCGCATGCGCGGCATCACCGGATTCGTCTACCGGACCGTGCGGCGGATCACCCACTGGGTCGGCCACAGCGTCGACGGCGGACTCGCCCAGCTGCAACCGCTCCTGCTCACCCAGCCTGCAACGGTTCCTCCGTCGAGCGCTCCCGTGTCACCCCATCGCGACGCCATCCTCGCGGCGCTCAACGGCGTGCTCGGCGACCACCTCGAGGCGACCGGCAACCCGCTCGCCATCCCGATGACGTTCCGGCGCCACGGACGGGAGCTCGACGCGAAGCAGGAGAGGGGGAACCGGATGCTCCTCCTCCTGCACGGCCTCTGCAGGAGCGATCTTCAGTGGTCGAGAAAGGGCCACGACCACGGCGCCCGCCTCGCATCGGAGCTCGGTTTCACGCCCGTCTACCTGCATTACAACAGCGGCCGGCCGGTCGCGACCAACGGCAACGAGCTGGCCATGCGCCTGGACTCCTTCGTCGCCGACTGGGGTGGGCCGTTGGGCGAGATCGTCGTCATCGCGCACAGCATGGGTGGGCTCGTGATGCGTAGCGCCTGCCAGGTCGCCGAGCGCGAGAAGCTCGCCTGGCTCGGCAAACTGCGCCAGATCGTCTTTCTCGGCACGCCGCATCACGGCGCGCCGCTCGAGCGCGGCGGCAACTGGGTGACCCTCGCGCTCGACGCCTCCTCCTACACTGCGGCTTTCGCCCGCCTGGGACGGATCCGCAGCGCCGGCATCACCGATCTGCGCTTCGGCCAGGTGACGGCGCTACGGGGAGGCGACCGCTTCGCTCCCGGCAGCGGCCATCGCGAGATCGTGCCCCTTCCCCGGGGTGTCGCCTGCTATGCGATCGCTGCGACACTCGCCAAGAGTCCCCAAGCGGCGGTCACCGCCAGCGCGATGGCGGCCGCCAAGGCCGTCCTCGGCGACGGTCTCGTGCCGCTGGCGAGCGCGCTCGGCGACGACACCGATCCGGCGCGCGCGCTCGCCATTCCGGCGGACCGCCGCTGCATTCTCCGTGGCAGGAACCACCTCGACCTGCTCGATCGCAGCGAGGCATACGAGCAACTCCGCTCCTGGCTTGCGGAAACGCCCGTAGCCACCCTCTGAGGCAGGAGGAGGCCCACTCCCGCGGGGTGTTGCCGTGCCGCGCTGCGGCGCAGACCATGGCAAGCGGAGGCCGACGATGGCACCGGCTCCCGCCCCGAGACGGGACGGGACCGAATCGGGACCTCCGGTTGAAACGCCCTGGCAGGATCTGAGTTCCGGCGCAAGTCACCGGACGTCGATATAGCCTTCCCGAAGTTCCGCGCCTCCAGGGCGCCCACCGGTGCTCCCCTCCTTCGCCGCCTCCATTCCGGGAGGGAGGATCCCGTGCCGGTGCCCGCAACTTCACGCCGAACTGACTCGCCCCTCGAGCGGCCATGAAACCGCGCATTGCCCAGCGCGTCATGGTGGCTGTCGGCGTTGTCTCGCTGGCGGTCTTCGGCACCTCCGCCTGGCTCGCCAGCCGGGCCCACGAACGCGAGCTCGCGTCGCTGGTCGAGCGCCAGGCTCTCATCCTCTCCGACACCATACGCAACAGCACCCGCCACGCGATGCTGCTCAACGAACGCGACATGGTGCACCGCATCATCGAGCAGATCGGGCGCCAGGACGGGCTGGAAAAGATCCGCGTCTACAACAAGGAGGGTGAGGTCATCTACTCGCCAGACGCCGCCCTCGTCGGCACGACGGTCGATCAGCACAACGAGGCCTGCGACGGCTGTCACAGCGACGGCACCTCCGTTGCGGAGCTCTCGGAGGGCCGCCGCACACGCGTCTTCCGCGCCGAGGGCGGCGATCGGCAGCTCGGCGTCATCACGCCGATTCCCAACGAGCCCATCTGCGCCAACGCCGGATGCCACGCTCATCCGCCGCAGCAGCAGGTGCTCGGGGTTCTCGACGTCACCGTTTCGCTCGCCGAGGTCGATTCCGCCGTGAGTGCAGGGCGGCGATCGGCATTCGCCTTCGCGCTCGCCGGAATCACGGCCATCAGCCTCCTCCTCGCGACCCTGTTCCATCGTTGGGTCGGAAAGCCCGTGCGCGCGCTCCTCGGCGCTACCGAGCGCGTCGCGGCGGGCGAGCTCGGCCACCGCGTCGCCGTCGTGCGCCACGACGAGCTCGGCCAGTTGGCCACCTCGTTCAATCAGATGACGACCAACCTCGCCGAAGCCCGCCACATGGTCTACCAATCGAACAAGCTGGCCTCCGTAGGTCGGCTGGCCGCCGGTATCGCCCACGAGATCAACAACCCGCTCACCGGCGTCCTCACCTATTCGAGCTTCCTGCTGAAGCGCGCCGTGGACGCGGAGACCCGGAGCGATCTCGAGACCATCGTCCACGAAACCAAGCGTTGCCGCGACATCGTCCGCGGCCTGCTCGATTTCTCGCGCCAGGTGCCGCCGAAGAAGACCATGGTCGACCTGAACGCCATCGTCGAGCGCGCGCTCGCCATCGTCGACAACCAGCTTCGGGTGCAGAACATTCACCTCACCAGGACCCTGGCGAGCGACCTGCCGCTCTTCCCGGCCGACGCCACCCAGCTGCAGCAGGTCATCCTGAACCTCCTCGTCAACGCCGCCGATGCCTTCGAGGCGGGCGACCGGCAGATCTTCGTCGCCACCGACCTGAAGAGCGTCGAGGGCCGCCAGTCGGTCGAGATCAAGGTCGCCGACAACGGCACGGGAATCTCGGAAAAGAACCTCGCCCACATCTTCGAGCCGTTCTTCACCACCAAGGAGAACCGGGGGACGGGACTCGGCCTCGCGGTCTGCTGGGGAATCGTCACCGAGCACGGCGGCACGATCCGGGTCGACACCAAGGTCGGCCGCGGCACCACCTTCACCGTGCAGCTGCCGCTCGAGCCACAATCGCAGCCGGCAGCCGGAGGCGCCTCATGAGAGCCCCGTTCGACGTGCTGCTGGTCGAGGACGAGCCCGTCGTGCGCGAGGCAGCGGCGAGGATCCTCCGACCCGAGGGGATCTCCCTCGATCGGGTCGAGGATGTCGACGGGGCGCTCGCACGCCTGCGGAGAGTCGATCATCGCGTCGTGCTGTCCGATCTCATGCTGCCGGGGTTCTCCGGCTTCGACCTGCTCGAGCGCGTGACGGGCGAGCGGCCCCATCTTCCCGTCATCCTGATCACCGGCTACGCCACCATCGAGAACGCCCTCGCCGCATTCAAGAAGGGCGCCTTCGACTTCCTCCCCAAGCCGTTCGACGTGGCGGAGCTGCTCGGCGTCGTACGCCGAGCGCTCAAGGCGGTCGAGCTGGGCAGCTGGTCCGCCGTCCCGGCTGAAATCCCGCAACCGGGCAGCGAGGCGAGCCGCGAGCGCTATTTCCTCGGCCAGCATGCCTGGGTCACGATCGAGAAGGGAGTCGCGACCTTCGGGCTCGCCGAGAGCTGGCCCGGCCTGCTCGCCGAGATCCGCACGATCGTCCTGCCCCAGAAGGGCGCGCGTCTGACCCAGGGGCTCGCCTGCGCGGAGATTGCCACGGCCGACGCTTCGATCCACCGGATCTGGGCTCCGGTGAGCGGCACTGTGCTCGAAACCAACCCGGCGATCCTCGCGGATCCCGATCTACTGAATCGTGCCCCGTTCTCCTCGGGTTGGCTGGTGCGTGTCGCGCCGGCCGACCTCGAGGCGGAACTGGACGCCCTCACGCGCCGCGCCGGCGCCGTTCTCGCTCCGGCTGGAAGCGGCGGGGAGAAGGAGAAGCGATGATCTTTCTGATGGTTCTCTTGACGGTCGTGGTTTTCGCCGTCGTCGACCTTACTCTCCGGCTGACCCTCAAGCAGATGCAGGCAACCCGCGCGCGTCGTGAGCGCCAGCAGGCGCTGGACATCGGACTGAAGCTCGAGTTCGCCGAGGAGGCGCTCAGCCTGAAGCGCGTCGAAGTCGCCTCGCCGAAGGGCCGGATTCTCGCGGTCGATGACGAGCCGGTGATCCTCGACAGCTTCCGCAAGATTCTCGTCCTGGCGGGCTTCGCGGTCGACACCGTGGAGTCCGGCCAGGAGGCCCTGAGTCTGGTGCGCAAGAACGACTACGATTTCGTCTTCACCGACCTCAAGATGCCGGGCATGGACGGGCTCGACGTCGCCAAGGGAGTCCACCATCTCCGACCGGATATCGACATCGCGATCATCACCGGCTACGGCACGATCGAGTCGGCGGTGGACGCCATGCGATTCGGCGCCGTCGACTACGTTCAGAAGCCGTTCACGGAGGATGAGCTGGTCGAGTTCGCGAACCGCCTCGTGCTGCGCCGGCAGGATCGTCGCGAGCGCCTGACTCCGCCCGAGATCCGCCTGGTCACGCCCTCCTCCGCCGGCGTCGCTTCGCCGCGAGTGGTCAACGTTCCGGGCGGCATCTACGTTTCGCCGGAGCACAGCTGGGTGAAGATCGAGATGACGGGCGAGGCCCGAGTCGGGCTCGACGACTTCGTTCAGAAGTCGGTGGGACCGGTCACCGCGATCCGCCTGCCCGAACCCGGGCGAGCGGTGCGTCGCGGAGATGCTCTCTTCGCTCTCAGTATCGGAGGGGACGGGCAGGAGCTGCGCTTCGCGGCTCCTCTCTCGGGCAAGGTCGTGCACGTCAACCACGATCTCGACTATCAGCTCGATCTCATGCGTCTGCGTCCCTACGAGCAGGGCTGGGTCTGTACGATCGACCCGCAGGAGCTGACCGCCGACCTCGGCAAGCTCATGATCGGCGCCGATGCCGTCAGCTGGTACCAGAACGAGGCCCGCCGCTTCACCGACCGTCTGACGGAGGAGCTCGCAGCAGAGCCTGCCGTCGACAGGAGGAGCCCGCACACGAACGGGACGGCGCAACGTGCCGCCTGTCGCGCTTTCGACAAGACCTTTCTACAGCCGGCGCGGCTGCCAGAGACCGCTGCCCAGACAGTCAAGGTATGAGCCGGCGCACGGAATCCGGACAGGTGATTCCATGACGACGCGAACTGCCACCTGGTCGCACCTCCTGACCGCCCTCTGTCTGCTGTTGCCCACGGCGACAGCGGCTGCATCGGCCGCCGACGCCAAGGCAGAGACCCCCGCACCCTTGCCCTCGCCGGCCTCTCCCGAAACCGTCCGCTGGGCCTCTTCGGTCGGCGAGGTCGTCTTCCAGCACAGGCTCCACACGGAGGAGTTCGGCGCCGAATGTGTGTCCTGCCATCACGAGACCGTGGCGGCGAGTCTCGAGCTGCCGCACCCGGACTATTTCGACGGCTTCTGGGTCGACTGCGCCGTCTGCCACACGGGAAGCGCGACTCCAGCGGCCGCGGGCAAGTGCGTGGTCTGCCACCCGGAGCGCACCTCGGGGCTCACCCTCGAGATGCCGACCGTGAAGGTCGCGATTCACCGCAGCTGCTGGAAATGTCACGACCGCGGCACCGGATCCGAAGCGAGCACTCAATGCGGGTTCTGCCACCAGCGCTCCCGAGAGCCGCAGTCCCAGACGACGAAGGCCCCGCCGGCGCCGCCGGCTGGCCCGGCGACGAGCAAGTGAGGAAGCCATGAATCGACGCACCTTCCTGAAGATCGGCACCGTGGCCGGCTCGACACTGGTAGCAGGACGCGCCGAGGCCGCCGAAAAGGGCAACCCCGAGGAGTTCGTCGGCGTCCTCGTCGACACCACGCGCTGCATCGGCTGTCGCGCCTGCGAGCGCGCCTGCTCCGTGGAACACGACCTGCCGGTGCCGGACATCGAGAACGACGGCGCGCTCGCCGCACTGCGCCCGACGACCGAGACCCAGTGGACGGTGGTCAATCGCTTCGCCACGTCGAAGGGCGAAGTCTTCGTCAAGAAGCAGTGCCTGCACTGCTGGCAGCCGGCATGCGCCGCGGCCTGCCTGACGAACGCCATGGAGAAGACGCGCAGCGGACCGGTGGTCTGGCACCCCAGGAAGTGCATGGGCTGTCGCTACTGCCTGGTGTCCTGCCCGTTCGACATCCCGAAGTTCGAGTATCACTCGTGGAATCCGAAGATCCAGAAGTGCTCGATGTGCAGCGAACGGCTCGAGCAGGGTTTGGAGCCGGCCTGCGTGGGCTCGTGCCCGACCGACGCCCTCACCTTCGGCACCAAGCGCGAGCTGATGGAGATCGCCCGTCTGCGCATCTATCACCACCCCGACCGCTACGTACACCAGATCTATGGCGAGTCCGAGGTCGGCGGGACCGGCTGGCTCTACCTCTCGGCGGTGCCTTTCGAGGAGATCGGCTTCCGTACCGATCTCGGCACGACGCCGTACCCGGAGTACACCCGCGACTTCCTCTACGGGGTTCCCCTCGTGCTCTTCGGACTTCCCGCCCTGCAGTTCGGTCTCCACCTGCTCGCCGACAAGAAGGACGAGGCGATGGAGCCCAGCGAGTCATGACTACGATGCCGATCTCGCCCGCTCCCGACCGCCTCCCGCTCCTGCGCTTCCTGCTCTCGGAGCTCAAACCCAAGGGGCCGCTGCTGACCCCGTTCAACGTCATCTCGATTCCGGTCATCCTGCTCGGGATCGGCGTCCTCATCCAGCGCTTCATCTACGGCCTGGGTTCGATCACCAACCTGACTCAGGAGCACCCCTGGGGCCTCGGGATCGGCTTCGACGTCGTGACCGGGGTCGCCCTCGCCGGCGGCGCCTACACGCTGGCCTTCGCCGTCTACGTGATGCGGCTCGAGAAATACCATCCGATCATCCGCGCCACGGTGCTGAACGGCCTGCTGGCCTACATCTTCTATGCCGGGGCTCTGGTGCTCGACCTCGGCCGGCCCTGGAATGTCATCAACCCGGTCATCGGCAACTCGTTCGGCTACAACTCGGTGCTCTTCCAGGTCGCCTGGAGCTTTCTGCTCTACATGCTCGTCGAGATGATCGAGCTCTCGCCGGCCTTCGCGGAGTGGCTGGGCTGGAAGCGCGCGCGGCGCGTCCTCGCCTCTCTGGCTCTGGGCGCCGTGATCATCGGGGTGACGCTGTCGACCCTTCACCAGGCCGGCCTGGGCGCCCTCTTCCTGATGGCCAAGCCGAAGATCCATCCGCTCTGGTACACCGAGTTCATTCCCATACTCTTCTTCGTCTCGAGCATCTTCGGCGGCCTGTCGATGGTCATCCTCGAGGGCACCCTGACCCACCGGCTGTTCGGCAAGCAGACGGATCCCAAGAAGCACGGCTCGTTCGACGATCTGATGCTCGGGCTCGGCAAGGGTACCGCCATCGCCCTGTTCGTCTACTACTTCTTCAAGCTGCTCATCTTCCTGCACGAGCGCCAATGGGATCTGCTGGCGACCGGGTGGGGGGCCTGGTACCTCGTCGAGGTGATCGGCTTCGTGCTCGTGCCGTGCGTGATGTTCGCCTATGCGGTGCGCCACCGCCGGCCGGGACTCCTGCGGCTGGCTGCGGCCGGGGCGCTCGTCGGCCTGCTGCTCAATCGCCTGAACATCTCGATCGTCGCCTTCAACTGGCAGCTCGCCGAACGCTACTTCCCGAGCTGGCAGGAGTTCGTCGTGACCCTGACGGTGCTCTTCACCGAAGTCTGGGTCTTCCGCTGGATCGTGCTTCGCTTGCCGATCCTGCGCGATGCGCACGAGCTGCCCAACCCGCGTCCCCTCGAGTCATGAGCACCCGAGCGAGCGCCTGCCGAGTCCGCGAAGGAGGCTGAATGGAAACCTACCGCTACGTGAACATCTTCGAGACCAAGGGCCTCGAGTACCTTCTGTTGGCCTCGTTCCTGGTCCTCTTCGTCGTCTTCGTGCGCTACCTTTCGGCCCCAGGCCGCAAGCCCTGACGCCGACCGACGGCTCCAGTGCCTCCGGGGTTCGCGCGCGTCTACCCTGGAAGCTACCCGCGAAGGCGTCCTGCACCCGGCGCCTTCGCGACACACCAGCGTTCTGCAGGCGCGAGGCTGAGCCCTATTTCGCGGCAAAGACGACGTCGTCGAACAGCATACGGAAACCTTGCTCGCCGCTGCACTCCAGCCGGAGCTGGACCGATCTCGCGGTGGCTCCGGTACGCGTCTCGCCACTCATCTGCTGCCAGCTCGTCTTCGGCGGCCGGGCGTCGGCCACCAGCGGCTCGGAGGCGTTCTCGCAGGCAGCGTCGTCCCCCTGGAAGATCGTGTAGCCGCAGACGTAGAGATCGCCCGAAGCGATCCTGAGGCGCACCGCGATCCGATAGTCGGTGTCCGGCTTGACCGGTATGCAGGGCGCCTGAAGACGCAGGCTGCCCTGGCGGTCGGTCCCGGCAAGCGCTCCCTTCGCCGGATCGCCGTCCGTGCGCTCATGGCTCGCGGACTCCTCGTGGACGCCGGTCCAACCCTCTATGTCCTGCGCAAATCCGCAGTTGCGGTTCGCGAGCAGGTTTCGCGTATCGGCTGCACACTCCGCCGCGACCGCCGCCGACCCTGCGAGACCTGCCAGCGACGCGACGACTCCCACGCTCAGCACCAGGATCTTCATGATTCGACTCCTCCTGCGTGGCTAACCGACTTTCGGCCGGCCTCCGGGCCAGACCCTGTCCTGCACGCTCGCCAG
Above is a window of Thermoanaerobaculia bacterium DNA encoding:
- a CDS encoding polysaccharide deacetylase family protein, which codes for MKWSVWLTCAALVATPVPAGGEAPGEPPRRTLAVTIDDLPAPPAGVVSNEPAALAAMTAKLLAALAEHRVPAVGFVNEGKLFASGESAAGVAARTAVLRQWIDAGLELGNHTYSHRSLNRLPLEEFEADVLRGEPVTRSLLAEKGRTLRYFRHPFLQVGLELPKRRAFEKFLAEKGYTIAPVTIDNDEYVFAFVYADALRRGDQAFAGRVAAAYLDYMDQVFGFVEELSHRVVGREIAQVLLIHANALNADHFGALADRMEKRGYRYATLDETLRDPAYTLPDDYVGAWGISWLHHWEVTAGKPRSPSPDPPAWIQQAYDALPR
- a CDS encoding MBL fold metallo-hydrolase; the protein is MTDPVDTLHAPHFASGRFFNPWGVGKATFRDLVRWKLLSRNRYDKRRPPRVPRVANDGADLRRRAGTPGATWVGHATFALQDGGNVLLTDPHFGPRALLPRRREPPGVPLTAIPEGAVAVLSHNHYDHLDRWSLSRLPKGIAWRVPLGLGRFVRQFGYSDVEELDWWQSTECRGFRLTLLPAQHWSRRLSQPDETTLWGSWLIESPRMRTFFAGDSGYFRGFAEYGRVFPNLDLALLPTGAYEPRWFMKPVHMNPEEALAAFQDLGAAHMLPMHWGTFDLTDEPIDEADRVIERLLRQGSPDLARRVHRLAIGERFRPAEAG
- a CDS encoding cytochrome C-binding protein; the protein is MPAPASPVWGDEGPPSWAYPEKPPDFLPTPDDGSLRRVPGSAASFTLTQLRDLFRAPDWHPADHAPMPDVVAYGRRPEVYACGFCHRAEGTGGPENARLAGLPAAYIVQQMADFKSGARGTSVPNRLPTSAMIAVARAATDTEVAAAAAYFSALAPRRSIRVVETAAVPKTYVAGWFLAAAPAGAREPIGARILEVPEDLERFESRDSRAGFLAYVPIGSIRQGQVLAEHGGVSAGDQQTVPCATCHGPGLRGLGPVPGIAGRSPSYVVRQLWDFRHGARAGPSSVLMRPVVEKLTLDEMIALAAYLASLPP
- a CDS encoding alpha/beta hydrolase produces the protein MKRARTMSDLRGFSRLAVEATVAMTDLVEEVHRSVTSVPEVGKPDPARRKRMRGITGFVYRTVRRITHWVGHSVDGGLAQLQPLLLTQPATVPPSSAPVSPHRDAILAALNGVLGDHLEATGNPLAIPMTFRRHGRELDAKQERGNRMLLLLHGLCRSDLQWSRKGHDHGARLASELGFTPVYLHYNSGRPVATNGNELAMRLDSFVADWGGPLGEIVVIAHSMGGLVMRSACQVAEREKLAWLGKLRQIVFLGTPHHGAPLERGGNWVTLALDASSYTAAFARLGRIRSAGITDLRFGQVTALRGGDRFAPGSGHREIVPLPRGVACYAIAATLAKSPQAAVTASAMAAAKAVLGDGLVPLASALGDDTDPARALAIPADRRCILRGRNHLDLLDRSEAYEQLRSWLAETPVATL
- a CDS encoding HAMP domain-containing protein, whose amino-acid sequence is MKPRIAQRVMVAVGVVSLAVFGTSAWLASRAHERELASLVERQALILSDTIRNSTRHAMLLNERDMVHRIIEQIGRQDGLEKIRVYNKEGEVIYSPDAALVGTTVDQHNEACDGCHSDGTSVAELSEGRRTRVFRAEGGDRQLGVITPIPNEPICANAGCHAHPPQQQVLGVLDVTVSLAEVDSAVSAGRRSAFAFALAGITAISLLLATLFHRWVGKPVRALLGATERVAAGELGHRVAVVRHDELGQLATSFNQMTTNLAEARHMVYQSNKLASVGRLAAGIAHEINNPLTGVLTYSSFLLKRAVDAETRSDLETIVHETKRCRDIVRGLLDFSRQVPPKKTMVDLNAIVERALAIVDNQLRVQNIHLTRTLASDLPLFPADATQLQQVILNLLVNAADAFEAGDRQIFVATDLKSVEGRQSVEIKVADNGTGISEKNLAHIFEPFFTTKENRGTGLGLAVCWGIVTEHGGTIRVDTKVGRGTTFTVQLPLEPQSQPAAGGAS
- a CDS encoding response regulator; the protein is MRAPFDVLLVEDEPVVREAAARILRPEGISLDRVEDVDGALARLRRVDHRVVLSDLMLPGFSGFDLLERVTGERPHLPVILITGYATIENALAAFKKGAFDFLPKPFDVAELLGVVRRALKAVELGSWSAVPAEIPQPGSEASRERYFLGQHAWVTIEKGVATFGLAESWPGLLAEIRTIVLPQKGARLTQGLACAEIATADASIHRIWAPVSGTVLETNPAILADPDLLNRAPFSSGWLVRVAPADLEAELDALTRRAGAVLAPAGSGGEKEKR
- a CDS encoding response regulator, whose amino-acid sequence is MIFLMVLLTVVVFAVVDLTLRLTLKQMQATRARRERQQALDIGLKLEFAEEALSLKRVEVASPKGRILAVDDEPVILDSFRKILVLAGFAVDTVESGQEALSLVRKNDYDFVFTDLKMPGMDGLDVAKGVHHLRPDIDIAIITGYGTIESAVDAMRFGAVDYVQKPFTEDELVEFANRLVLRRQDRRERLTPPEIRLVTPSSAGVASPRVVNVPGGIYVSPEHSWVKIEMTGEARVGLDDFVQKSVGPVTAIRLPEPGRAVRRGDALFALSIGGDGQELRFAAPLSGKVVHVNHDLDYQLDLMRLRPYEQGWVCTIDPQELTADLGKLMIGADAVSWYQNEARRFTDRLTEELAAEPAVDRRSPHTNGTAQRAACRAFDKTFLQPARLPETAAQTVKV